In Marinomonas posidonica IVIA-Po-181, a single window of DNA contains:
- a CDS encoding HAD family hydrolase codes for MKETRQAFKTIAFDADDTLWRNEEIFMNAQDEFIRLLSPYHSETYIRDHLGEVQIRNLEHFGYGIKGFTLSMIETAIELTEGRILGSEVHQIIDLAKCMVAMPVEILPNIEVVLKTLQSECQLMVITKGDLLDQESKFARSGIVDYFDVIEVVSEKTPATYEQILNKHHIRTEDFLMIGNSLKSDILPVLDLGAKAIHIPYHSTWAHELVDDTVLAEYDDLVQLSDVMQVLEYLHCKKAQEVVV; via the coding sequence ATGAAAGAAACACGCCAAGCTTTTAAAACCATAGCATTTGATGCTGATGATACCTTGTGGCGTAACGAAGAAATATTCATGAATGCTCAAGATGAGTTTATTCGATTGCTCTCGCCTTACCATTCTGAAACCTATATTCGAGATCATCTTGGTGAAGTGCAAATCAGAAACTTAGAACACTTTGGTTATGGCATTAAAGGTTTTACTCTTTCCATGATTGAAACCGCCATCGAATTAACGGAAGGGCGCATTCTCGGTAGTGAAGTTCATCAAATTATTGATTTAGCAAAATGCATGGTTGCTATGCCAGTTGAAATATTGCCAAATATTGAAGTTGTGCTTAAAACACTTCAGTCAGAATGCCAACTTATGGTGATTACCAAAGGGGATTTACTTGACCAAGAGAGTAAGTTCGCTCGTTCAGGTATTGTCGATTACTTTGATGTCATAGAAGTGGTAAGTGAAAAAACGCCTGCGACCTATGAGCAGATTCTCAACAAACATCACATCCGTACCGAGGACTTCTTAATGATAGGGAATTCCCTTAAATCGGATATTTTGCCGGTTCTCGACCTAGGAGCAAAAGCCATTCATATCCCATACCACAGTACCTGGGCTCATGAGCTGGTTGATGATACAGTCTTGGCGGAATACGATGATTTGGTGCAGCTATCGGATGTAATGCAAGTTCTCGAGTATTTGCACTGTAAAAAGGCTCAAGAGGTAGTGGTATGA